A genomic segment from Saprospiraceae bacterium encodes:
- a CDS encoding gliding motility-associated C-terminal domain-containing protein yields MQWKNLFCLLFMLLGVGFTFVVQAQTIEICNNGIDDDGNDLIDLNDPSCDCKPPEPPSLVPNPSFEETNCCPYSNSQLDCASTWIQASEATTDYYNRCGYFIRDQFPLPQPIPDGDAYIGFRNGRFGQNPNPNWKEYTGACLLSPLLAGTRYTFQFYIGFVDAEISPPMNVVLYGTTACKNLPFGIGDSAFGCPMNGPNWVVLGQVWVSGNRNWVQFEITTTPYQNIAAIAIGPDCTELNLSTNPYYFLDNLVLADTESFGPTIKATGHPCGYDFTLQSSEKVNATYQWYRDGVALVGETKRELSLKQVEGNYQVLTTVDGSCQLSDFYTYRIPTFATTATLSICPGDTYYFGNQSLSTSGSYINTFSDQNGCDSTVSLDLTVLSDLADTVEAYFFKGEVFRMGPYSLRSAGQTELRFVNSIGCDSLVHLTLKEYPVFIPNAFSPNGDGINDSFRLFGGEGLISIESLTIFDRWGNRLYRQTEGEQFEWDGGNARNELNTGIYVYMIELILNDGRRKVLSGDFLIVK; encoded by the coding sequence ATGCAGTGGAAAAATCTATTCTGTTTATTGTTTATGCTCTTAGGGGTGGGCTTTACATTTGTCGTGCAAGCCCAGACTATAGAGATATGCAATAATGGAATAGATGATGATGGCAATGACCTAATAGATCTGAATGATCCGAGTTGTGATTGCAAGCCACCTGAACCGCCTTCTTTGGTGCCTAATCCTTCTTTTGAAGAGACCAATTGCTGCCCTTATAGCAACAGTCAATTGGACTGTGCAAGTACCTGGATCCAAGCTTCCGAGGCGACCACCGATTATTATAACCGTTGTGGTTACTTTATACGGGACCAATTTCCTCTCCCACAGCCCATTCCAGACGGAGATGCTTATATAGGGTTTCGCAATGGTCGCTTTGGGCAAAATCCCAATCCAAATTGGAAAGAGTACACAGGCGCCTGTTTATTGTCGCCACTTCTGGCTGGGACACGGTACACCTTCCAGTTTTACATCGGCTTCGTCGATGCCGAAATCTCCCCCCCCATGAACGTTGTGCTCTATGGTACCACAGCATGCAAAAACCTCCCTTTTGGTATAGGCGATAGTGCATTTGGCTGTCCTATGAATGGTCCCAACTGGGTTGTCCTCGGTCAGGTGTGGGTTAGCGGAAACCGTAATTGGGTACAATTTGAAATTACCACAACGCCTTATCAAAACATTGCTGCCATTGCCATTGGCCCTGATTGTACGGAACTGAATTTAAGCACCAACCCCTATTATTTCCTCGATAACCTGGTGCTTGCTGATACCGAATCATTCGGACCAACTATAAAAGCTACTGGACACCCCTGCGGGTATGATTTCACTTTACAATCTTCTGAAAAAGTAAACGCAACCTATCAATGGTACAGAGATGGTGTGGCCCTGGTGGGTGAAACCAAACGCGAACTTTCCCTGAAACAGGTAGAAGGAAATTATCAGGTCTTAACGACTGTCGACGGTTCCTGCCAGCTATCCGATTTTTATACGTATCGTATCCCCACGTTTGCCACCACTGCTACCCTTTCCATCTGCCCAGGCGATACCTATTATTTTGGCAATCAATCGCTTAGCACTTCCGGCTCTTATATCAATACTTTTTCGGATCAAAATGGTTGCGATAGTACGGTTTCTCTCGATTTGACAGTACTTTCTGACCTGGCCGATACCGTTGAAGCCTATTTTTTCAAGGGCGAGGTCTTTCGAATGGGACCTTATAGTCTCCGTTCGGCTGGACAAACAGAACTCAGGTTTGTCAATTCAATTGGATGTGATAGCTTGGTGCACCTTACACTCAAGGAATATCCCGTTTTTATCCCCAATGCCTTTTCCCCTAATGGGGATGGTATCAATGACTCATTTAGGCTGTTTGGTGGCGAAGGTTTGATTAGCATTGAATCCCTCACCATTTTTGACCGTTGGGGCAATCGACTCTATCGGCAAACAGAAGGAGAACAATTTGAATGGGATGGTGGTAATGCCCGTAATGAGTTAAACACAGGTATATATGTGTACATGATCGAACTTATCTTAAACGATGGGCGGCGAAAGGTGCTTTCAGGGGATTTTTTGATTGTGAAGTAA
- a CDS encoding FecR domain-containing protein: MKNYLPFQLEDFVCDEFFIDWCLTSSAETNIFWNEYIQSHPDQKATILQARQLVLDLNKLEKTKEKQHITGMGEAVWSKIEDHMSKPAVPLRVHSRYQMIIAVAAVGALLLGALLWLQKPTISHDKQLSTSAKTEWINYENDNGLPATITLPDASTVTLAPFSYLKYPIAFSEEQRKVFLKGEAFFEVTRDTLKPFMVFANETITSVLGTSFRITAFEGDENVEVEVKTGRVAVYAQVASNVESTESKEMIVMADERIVMKRPNKKLEITPNQKVVFNRKGEEMVKTITSLPQLIVKIEELPQFQFIDESVVKVFHMLETAYGIDLEFDTEKLANCTIRATLDDEPLLEKLNIICLALDLTFLEKDAVIYIDGDGC, translated from the coding sequence ATGAAAAATTACCTTCCATTCCAATTAGAAGATTTTGTCTGTGATGAGTTCTTCATTGACTGGTGCCTGACATCAAGTGCGGAGACAAACATTTTTTGGAATGAATATATCCAATCTCATCCTGATCAAAAGGCCACGATCTTGCAAGCAAGACAACTAGTCCTCGATCTGAACAAGCTAGAAAAAACTAAAGAAAAACAGCATATAACGGGAATGGGTGAAGCCGTATGGTCAAAAATTGAAGACCATATGTCAAAGCCCGCAGTCCCCCTTCGAGTTCACTCCCGCTACCAGATGATAATTGCTGTAGCAGCTGTAGGCGCCTTGTTATTAGGTGCTTTACTTTGGTTACAAAAACCAACTATTTCTCATGATAAGCAGCTATCGACATCAGCGAAAACGGAATGGATCAATTACGAAAACGACAATGGACTACCCGCAACCATCACCTTGCCCGATGCTAGCACGGTGACACTAGCACCTTTTAGCTACCTAAAATATCCAATTGCCTTTAGCGAAGAACAACGAAAAGTGTTTTTGAAAGGAGAAGCTTTTTTTGAAGTTACGCGTGACACGCTAAAACCTTTCATGGTATTTGCTAACGAGACCATTACTTCGGTCTTAGGTACAAGCTTTAGGATCACTGCTTTTGAAGGAGATGAAAATGTGGAGGTCGAGGTGAAGACAGGAAGAGTCGCCGTCTATGCTCAAGTCGCTTCCAATGTAGAATCCACTGAATCAAAAGAAATGATCGTCATGGCCGATGAAAGAATCGTCATGAAGCGTCCTAATAAAAAACTGGAAATAACGCCAAATCAAAAGGTCGTTTTCAATCGAAAAGGAGAGGAAATGGTAAAGACGATCACTTCTTTGCCCCAATTGATCGTAAAAATAGAAGAGTTGCCCCAATTTCAATTTATTGATGAATCGGTGGTCAAAGTGTTTCATATGTTGGAAACGGCATATGGTATTGACCTTGAATTTGATACAGAAAAATTAGCCAATTGCACCATTAGGGCAACACTCGATGATGAACCACTGCTCGAAAAATTGAATATCATTTGCTTGGCCTTGGATTTGACCTTTTTGGAGAAAGACGCCGTGATTTATATTGATGGCGATGGTTGCTAG
- a CDS encoding sigma-70 family RNA polymerase sigma factor, producing the protein MMLNRTSNKSDFDLWELLRQSNKEAFSILYQRHIQALINFGLKHTQNEDLVKDSLQDLFIEIWNKRSSLTEVTHVKVYLFKAFRYKLLRALSNSQKSQTNCIDGLHYAFAESEIEEEENILQRKKILNNQIQQLPERQKEIIYLRYFHNLKNEEIADILNMNYQSVANLLHRAIKKLRQSIPSRLRNLI; encoded by the coding sequence ATGATGTTAAATCGTACCTCCAATAAGTCGGATTTCGACCTTTGGGAATTATTGAGACAAAGCAATAAGGAGGCATTTTCAATTTTGTATCAAAGGCATATTCAAGCCCTGATTAATTTTGGTTTAAAGCATACGCAAAATGAAGATTTAGTCAAAGATTCTCTTCAGGATTTATTTATTGAAATTTGGAATAAACGCAGTTCCCTGACGGAAGTAACCCATGTCAAAGTTTACCTCTTTAAGGCTTTTCGATACAAATTATTAAGGGCACTTTCCAATAGCCAAAAATCCCAAACTAATTGCATCGACGGTCTGCATTATGCATTTGCAGAATCAGAAATAGAGGAGGAGGAAAATATCCTCCAACGAAAAAAAATACTCAATAATCAAATCCAACAACTTCCTGAACGCCAAAAAGAAATTATCTATCTCCGCTATTTTCATAATTTGAAAAACGAAGAAATCGCGGATATTCTCAACATGAATTATCAATCAGTTGCTAACCTCCTGCATAGGGCGATAAAAAAATTACGCCAATCCATTCCTTCTCGTCTACGGAATTTAATTTAG
- a CDS encoding LamG-like jellyroll fold domain-containing protein — MKKLPLKHYLIIVFLFCSICIYLGGRHWSAQQEHQSHTLVTKMPKAERMAAEAAYFNQMYKDPRTGIVPSEQAVLKQQLYKKLQAQLQERGNHSNLFWEDAGPNNVGGRTRAIALDRRDSKVIITGGVRGGIWKSTDDGVTWKHIPGLIANESIMSIAQDPVEPDQWYAVTGEYVGAGANFFGGGIYHSIDNGESWELQQYQLDTDPTISVHNYYPLTENNLGGNLPIFCGEPCDLNPFIYSTKVVVSPTTQSVFVATNNYGIKKSSDTLESFQHSLPASLNIPGGMVAVAPLSIDAFTNLLLSFEGNLTDSLGHIPISTNNINFAEGVHGLGTDMNQTGQFIFPKEGVIDGREGSIEFWFKPDWESFTSNEHDFVLVGNFPDAIFIHHIESRFEMIHTAGDLPGQSWAVVGGNTDHWKKGEWRHLAFTWGGSELAFYENGVLVAKQVMSYTLPEISGMNIQFGRELGGSIDGIIDELRVSNKARSHEKILETYLAGGIGAKPNADPIQRPLWSDVDVDKNGRLLAYLSGETTEGAGVYYSDNDGNSWINITPADWDLNSNRGLIRFAPSNPDVAYLLFNKFDFDGEGITFFKIDVPQKAFEDRSEHLPVFVGYPEPENDGFPLLAGQWTMQLDIKPDDENFVIAGGVQLVRSTDGFASSTDDLVKHHINSNSHVDNHIVVFDPEQPNTAWLGNDGGVFKTDNIKRESPSGTPFTNVQWQHKFKGYNVVTFYAMGLPGAPTDFRMIAGAQDRGTPVIDRANAVDPQASIGDPFGGDGGFSFLGKNHAYVYAAVGQSYRLKYDENGLPSFNAGFLGLTGALVNRAHDFINPFVVDLDDETAIYYPIQNKLLRYTKLDEQPEFAGLEATDWEEPPGLAGPDYSKITALELSVSPKDILYYAVQQEGERPYIYRLEDAENATSPTAINPITGAIPGSWVRCIAINPDNADEIVAVISSSNVPKLFHSLDGGSTFTNIDGNLANTTDLPGPHTNWLSILPYDGTVYYILATSIGVYVTQELNSDDTFWELQDPDLIGFASAQMVRSRLADGLIAVATYGRGIFIGGPGGPPTSTEEVFVKGETPFDIFPNPSFMGSTILRFELPTSQNISFKVSDMSGKVVLRGASKNFSPGVHKIILSTASFSHGVYVVELKAEHQRWAQKLVIAKR; from the coding sequence ATGAAAAAATTACCTTTGAAGCACTACCTGATCATTGTCTTTCTATTTTGCTCCATCTGCATTTATTTAGGCGGCCGTCACTGGTCAGCGCAGCAAGAACACCAATCCCATACCCTAGTCACCAAAATGCCAAAAGCAGAACGGATGGCCGCAGAGGCTGCTTATTTCAACCAGATGTACAAGGACCCGAGGACAGGTATTGTTCCTTCAGAGCAGGCGGTGCTAAAGCAACAGCTATATAAAAAACTACAAGCACAACTACAAGAACGAGGGAATCATAGCAATTTGTTTTGGGAAGATGCAGGGCCTAACAATGTAGGTGGAAGGACCCGGGCTATAGCCCTCGATCGACGGGATAGCAAGGTGATCATCACAGGCGGGGTGCGCGGAGGGATCTGGAAATCTACGGACGATGGGGTTACCTGGAAACATATTCCTGGGCTAATTGCCAATGAAAGTATTATGTCTATTGCTCAGGATCCCGTTGAACCTGACCAGTGGTATGCCGTAACGGGAGAATATGTTGGGGCGGGTGCCAATTTTTTTGGTGGCGGAATTTATCATTCAATAGATAATGGTGAAAGCTGGGAATTGCAACAATACCAACTCGACACAGATCCTACTATTTCGGTTCATAACTATTATCCTTTAACAGAAAATAATCTTGGTGGAAATTTACCTATATTTTGCGGTGAGCCCTGTGATTTGAATCCTTTTATTTATTCTACCAAAGTAGTGGTTAGTCCCACTACGCAAAGTGTTTTTGTGGCTACCAATAATTATGGGATAAAAAAATCTAGTGACACCCTGGAAAGCTTTCAGCACAGTCTACCGGCTTCACTTAATATACCAGGAGGTATGGTAGCGGTAGCCCCTTTGTCCATCGATGCCTTTACTAACTTGTTATTGTCTTTTGAAGGAAACCTAACGGATAGTCTTGGACATATTCCGATTAGTACTAATAACATCAATTTCGCAGAAGGGGTGCATGGTTTGGGAACCGATATGAACCAAACTGGCCAATTTATTTTTCCAAAAGAGGGCGTAATTGATGGTCGGGAAGGATCCATTGAATTTTGGTTTAAGCCGGATTGGGAATCTTTCACCAGTAACGAACATGATTTTGTCTTGGTGGGCAATTTCCCTGATGCCATCTTTATCCACCATATTGAGTCACGCTTTGAAATGATTCATACCGCCGGTGACCTGCCAGGACAAAGCTGGGCGGTGGTAGGAGGCAACACCGACCATTGGAAAAAAGGAGAATGGAGGCATCTGGCGTTTACCTGGGGTGGCAGTGAATTGGCCTTTTATGAAAATGGGGTGCTTGTTGCAAAACAGGTGATGTCTTACACCCTACCCGAAATTAGTGGGATGAATATTCAATTCGGGCGGGAGCTGGGCGGTTCTATAGATGGAATTATCGACGAATTACGGGTGAGCAATAAGGCAAGATCACATGAAAAAATACTCGAAACCTACCTTGCTGGAGGAATAGGTGCAAAACCTAATGCTGATCCAATTCAAAGGCCGCTTTGGAGTGATGTAGATGTGGATAAAAATGGCCGCCTACTCGCTTATCTATCGGGCGAAACAACTGAAGGAGCAGGTGTTTACTACTCTGACAATGATGGAAATTCCTGGATTAACATAACGCCAGCTGATTGGGACCTTAATTCAAATCGAGGTCTGATAAGATTTGCTCCTTCCAATCCCGATGTTGCCTATTTGTTGTTCAATAAATTTGATTTTGACGGTGAAGGAATTACCTTTTTCAAAATTGATGTTCCACAAAAAGCATTTGAAGATCGTAGCGAGCATTTGCCGGTTTTCGTTGGCTATCCCGAACCCGAGAATGATGGTTTTCCTTTGTTAGCTGGCCAATGGACCATGCAATTGGATATTAAACCTGATGATGAAAATTTTGTCATTGCCGGAGGCGTGCAATTGGTTCGTTCCACAGATGGTTTTGCCTCTAGCACCGATGATTTGGTAAAACACCATATCAATAGCAACTCCCATGTAGACAATCATATCGTTGTTTTCGATCCTGAACAACCCAATACGGCCTGGTTGGGAAATGATGGTGGAGTTTTTAAAACCGACAATATAAAACGGGAATCACCCTCAGGCACACCATTTACTAATGTGCAATGGCAGCATAAATTTAAAGGCTATAATGTCGTCACCTTCTATGCAATGGGACTCCCTGGCGCGCCCACAGATTTCCGAATGATTGCAGGCGCACAAGATCGTGGTACGCCGGTTATTGATCGTGCTAATGCAGTGGATCCTCAAGCTAGCATTGGTGACCCTTTTGGTGGCGATGGTGGTTTTTCTTTTCTTGGAAAAAACCATGCTTATGTTTATGCGGCCGTCGGTCAATCGTATAGGCTTAAATACGATGAAAATGGCCTACCTTCATTCAATGCAGGCTTTTTGGGTCTAACAGGGGCCTTAGTAAATAGAGCACATGATTTCATTAATCCTTTTGTCGTTGACCTTGATGATGAAACAGCCATCTACTACCCTATTCAAAATAAGTTACTTCGTTATACAAAACTCGACGAGCAACCAGAATTTGCTGGTTTAGAGGCCACTGATTGGGAAGAACCTCCAGGATTAGCAGGTCCTGATTATTCTAAAATCACTGCTTTGGAGCTCTCGGTTTCGCCTAAAGATATCCTCTATTATGCGGTTCAGCAGGAAGGGGAACGCCCCTATATCTATCGGCTGGAAGATGCGGAAAATGCCACTTCACCTACGGCCATCAATCCGATTACGGGTGCCATACCTGGTTCATGGGTAAGATGTATTGCCATCAACCCCGATAATGCAGATGAGATAGTGGCGGTCATTTCCAGTTCGAATGTTCCCAAATTGTTTCACTCCTTAGACGGAGGAAGTACCTTTACGAATATAGATGGCAACCTGGCTAACACAACGGATTTGCCAGGGCCGCACACAAATTGGCTCAGTATTTTGCCATATGATGGAACAGTTTATTATATCCTTGCTACAAGCATCGGCGTCTACGTTACGCAAGAACTTAATAGTGATGACACCTTCTGGGAATTGCAAGATCCCGACTTGATTGGTTTTGCCAGTGCACAAATGGTTCGCAGCCGATTAGCAGATGGATTGATTGCTGTTGCTACCTACGGGCGGGGTATCTTTATCGGCGGTCCAGGTGGCCCACCTACCTCCACGGAAGAAGTCTTTGTAAAGGGCGAAACGCCATTTGACATTTTCCCCAATCCCTCGTTTATGGGGTCGACAATACTCCGCTTTGAATTGCCCACCTCACAAAACATTTCATTCAAAGTAAGTGATATGTCAGGTAAGGTAGTCCTTCGTGGGGCATCGAAAAATTTCAGCCCAGGTGTTCATAAAATCATACTCTCTACGGCGTCCTTTAGTCATGGTGTTTATGTCGTCGAACTAAAGGCGGAGCACCAACGGTGGGCACAAAAATTAGTTATTGCAAAAAGGTGA
- a CDS encoding SusC/RagA family TonB-linked outer membrane protein, giving the protein MQSKQKVPTKIYRMMRFGFAQIFIAILSFTCLQASDGVAKAILDQRVSLNYQGMRLKKVLNKIEQATEVTFTYSPQKVDDRSLVTINVKNERLKTVLNELLNSLAIEYKVFNDKTIVLTKATETNPGKMTLPPIRGKIIDVDGQPLIGATISVKGTSRGTVTDVDGNFTIDAEVGEVLVISYVGYEEKEIALEGTTAIEITLLESAAALDEIVVTALGIERDKRTLGYATSKVDADEVTVNRSPKFMDALQGKVPGLNITSMGSGPQGSTKIRIRGVSSFGGNNSPLIVVNGVPIDNTNFGVNGDISEVGSNRRSDSGDGLSSINPDDIVSMNVLKGAAASALYGARAKDGVIMITTKNRATGSGVQVEFNSNYTNDTPLDYTDYQYEYGQGEGGVRPNAPGPTSGVWSFGEKIQPGMTQILFDGLEVPYTAQPNKVRDYYDNGSSWANTLTISSGNENGGLSLSLSNLNSKAILPGSKYDRQTVNVGFTQNMGKFKISGNMNYSHEDRRNPPNIAEQDFSPVVIYTLASSMPLDLLRENAFDENGDEVSYSRFTNRTNPYFALSRFENNIRDRVYGNITARYDVTDWLYIQGRVGQDYYSRDVEYNLPTGSRRQSSPPPGFVNGQYVQDLRRFREINTDFLIAANRSFGDIGLNVNVGGNQMYRRFDVNTELGENFFTRGLYTIGNASKVTPNYSISERKVNSLYASTELSYKGFLYLNGTVRNDWFSTLAPANRSIVYPSITGSFVISEAFSNLPKWLSFAKVRVAYAEVGSDTDVAPYANNLFYGISAQQFPNPNGSLQPVGSINGTVVPNANLKPMRVKEREVGIELILLENITFEASYYHKLSSDQILQAQISDASGFQNQLINVGESENRGVETMLSLNVIRSKSFRWNTTFNATYNTSKVLSLGDDVDGTFITVGLAEFHGELRQVVGQPMAQLYGWGYLRDAQGRQIFDPNNGRPLRSTEQLAFGSALPKWWGGWSNGFDYKGLSLSFLIDFKLGHKMISGTHTNAYRHGLDKETLVGREQGYVVGVGVNPNGEINTAQSPVQTYYETIRSGRMSEQSVFNAGSWQFRQLSLGYDFSKMLRENKFIRGAKLSLVANNVAVIKKWVPHIHPDQNGIISDNLAGLEATGLPVTRSIGFNLNLKF; this is encoded by the coding sequence ATGCAATCAAAGCAAAAAGTACCAACTAAGATTTACCGGATGATGAGGTTTGGCTTCGCTCAAATTTTCATTGCCATACTTAGCTTTACCTGTCTACAGGCAAGTGATGGGGTAGCAAAAGCTATTTTAGATCAACGGGTCTCCTTGAACTATCAGGGGATGCGACTAAAGAAGGTGTTAAACAAAATTGAGCAAGCTACTGAAGTTACCTTTACCTACAGTCCGCAAAAAGTTGATGACCGGTCTTTGGTCACTATCAATGTGAAGAATGAAAGGCTCAAAACGGTTTTGAATGAGTTGTTAAATTCATTGGCTATCGAATACAAAGTATTCAATGATAAGACAATCGTTTTGACGAAAGCCACAGAAACAAATCCCGGTAAAATGACTTTGCCTCCAATTAGAGGCAAGATAATTGACGTGGATGGCCAGCCCTTGATCGGTGCAACTATATCTGTAAAGGGAACCAGCAGAGGAACCGTCACAGATGTGGATGGCAACTTCACCATTGATGCAGAAGTTGGGGAAGTGTTGGTGATTAGTTACGTAGGCTATGAAGAAAAAGAAATAGCGTTGGAGGGAACAACGGCTATCGAAATCACTTTATTGGAATCTGCTGCTGCGCTCGATGAAATTGTGGTAACGGCTTTGGGTATTGAGCGAGACAAAAGAACCCTGGGCTACGCCACTTCTAAAGTTGATGCAGATGAAGTAACGGTCAACAGGTCACCAAAATTCATGGATGCGCTTCAAGGAAAAGTGCCAGGACTTAATATAACGTCGATGGGTTCGGGCCCCCAAGGAAGTACCAAAATTCGCATCAGAGGTGTCTCTTCTTTCGGCGGTAATAATTCTCCACTGATCGTCGTCAATGGGGTCCCGATTGATAATACCAATTTCGGGGTAAACGGTGACATCTCCGAAGTAGGAAGCAACAGAAGATCAGATAGTGGGGACGGACTGAGTAGTATTAATCCTGATGACATCGTTTCGATGAATGTGTTGAAAGGCGCAGCAGCTTCTGCCTTATATGGCGCCCGCGCTAAAGATGGGGTCATCATGATTACAACAAAAAACCGGGCAACAGGTTCGGGGGTACAAGTTGAATTTAATTCAAATTATACCAATGATACGCCGCTTGATTATACAGATTATCAATACGAATATGGCCAGGGTGAAGGCGGAGTAAGACCCAATGCCCCCGGCCCTACTTCAGGCGTATGGAGTTTTGGGGAAAAGATACAACCGGGGATGACACAGATTTTGTTTGATGGGCTAGAAGTACCCTATACTGCTCAGCCAAATAAAGTCAGAGACTATTATGATAATGGATCGTCCTGGGCCAATACCCTTACTATTTCCAGTGGAAATGAAAATGGTGGTCTGAGTCTTTCTTTATCTAATTTGAATAGCAAAGCGATTTTGCCAGGTTCAAAGTATGATCGACAGACCGTCAATGTAGGATTCACCCAGAATATGGGTAAGTTTAAGATTTCGGGCAACATGAATTATTCCCACGAGGACCGAAGAAATCCACCCAATATCGCAGAACAAGATTTTAGCCCAGTTGTAATTTATACTTTAGCTTCTTCGATGCCGCTTGATCTCTTACGCGAAAATGCCTTTGATGAAAATGGAGATGAAGTTAGTTATTCCAGGTTTACGAATCGGACTAACCCGTACTTTGCTTTATCTCGTTTTGAAAACAATATTAGAGACCGAGTGTATGGTAATATTACAGCGCGATATGATGTTACCGACTGGTTGTATATCCAGGGTAGGGTAGGGCAGGATTATTACTCTAGAGATGTAGAATACAATTTACCGACAGGCTCACGAAGGCAATCATCTCCTCCTCCTGGCTTTGTCAATGGCCAATATGTTCAAGACTTGCGCCGCTTTAGGGAGATCAATACTGATTTTCTAATCGCTGCCAATCGCAGTTTTGGTGATATTGGTCTTAATGTAAACGTGGGAGGAAACCAAATGTACCGCCGTTTTGATGTCAATACAGAATTGGGGGAAAATTTCTTCACCAGAGGATTATACACTATCGGTAATGCTAGTAAGGTTACGCCTAATTATTCTATCTCAGAGCGAAAAGTAAACTCACTTTATGCCTCGACCGAACTATCCTATAAGGGATTTTTATATTTAAATGGTACAGTGAGAAATGACTGGTTCTCAACCCTGGCTCCTGCGAACAGAAGTATTGTTTATCCATCTATCACCGGTAGTTTTGTGATATCCGAGGCATTCTCCAACCTGCCTAAGTGGTTATCGTTTGCAAAAGTAAGGGTAGCCTATGCAGAGGTAGGAAGTGATACAGATGTGGCACCTTATGCCAATAATTTATTTTATGGCATCAGCGCGCAGCAATTTCCAAACCCCAACGGTTCATTGCAACCCGTAGGTAGCATCAACGGTACGGTGGTTCCAAATGCGAACTTGAAACCGATGCGCGTCAAGGAAAGAGAAGTCGGAATAGAATTAATCTTATTAGAAAATATAACTTTCGAAGCCTCCTATTACCATAAGTTGTCTTCTGACCAAATATTACAAGCCCAAATTTCAGATGCTTCCGGGTTTCAAAATCAACTGATAAATGTAGGAGAGAGCGAAAATAGGGGAGTCGAAACCATGCTTTCGCTAAATGTGATCAGAAGCAAAAGCTTTAGATGGAACACCACCTTTAATGCGACTTACAATACGTCCAAAGTACTCAGCTTGGGGGATGATGTTGACGGAACATTTATAACCGTTGGGCTGGCAGAATTCCACGGAGAGTTACGCCAGGTAGTCGGCCAACCTATGGCTCAACTCTATGGCTGGGGGTATTTAAGAGATGCGCAGGGGCGGCAGATTTTTGACCCCAATAATGGACGCCCCCTACGCTCAACAGAGCAACTCGCTTTTGGGTCAGCATTGCCAAAATGGTGGGGCGGATGGTCTAACGGTTTTGATTACAAAGGCCTCAGTCTCTCTTTTTTGATTGACTTCAAACTTGGGCATAAAATGATCTCGGGTACACACACCAATGCCTATCGACATGGCCTGGACAAAGAAACGCTGGTAGGCAGAGAGCAGGGGTATGTAGTCGGAGTTGGCGTAAACCCTAATGGTGAAATTAATACTGCTCAATCTCCGGTCCAAACCTATTACGAAACCATCAGGAGTGGTAGGATGTCAGAGCAATCTGTTTTTAATGCAGGCTCTTGGCAGTTTCGACAGCTTTCTTTAGGCTATGATTTCTCTAAGATGCTTCGTGAAAACAAATTTATCAGAGGTGCGAAATTGAGTTTAGTCGCCAACAATGTAGCAGTGATTAAAAAATGGGTGCCTCATATCCATCCCGATCAGAATGGAATTATTTCAGATAATCTAGCAGGTTTGGAAGCAACCGGTTTACCAGTGACCCGAAGCATTGGTTTTAATCTTAATCTTAAATTTTAA